A genome region from Gemmatimonadaceae bacterium includes the following:
- a CDS encoding peptide MFS transporter — protein sequence MTPDKSVFDQTQAAAVAADVPPSGLERWTGDRGFFGQPRGLSTLFFTEMWERFSYYGIRPLLVLFMTAALINGGFGFERQAASSIVGIYAACVYLASLPGGWIADRWLGLRRAIWYGGILIALGHLCIALSTVFAHRAFFLGLIFIVLGTGLLKPNISAIVGDLYPEGGSRRDAGFSIFYMGINVGALIAPLITGFLGERVGWHWGFGAAGVGMLAGLITFRIRAGDTLGPLGTEPTGNPAEQTRVKQIAVGMFGVIVLVVAMAMLGVFTINPVAVAKQMRNVMLAMAVLYFLYLFLFAGLSGDEKKRVGVIIVLFVFATIFWSAFEQAPTSLNLFARDFTDRMVFGWEVPTLWLQAANSLFVILLAPVFAAVWVALGRRGKDPSSPAKFAFGLFFAGLAFLVMVAAANRVISGGTVVRVSMLWLTASYFLQTIGELSLSPVGLSSMTKLAPRRFVGQMMGVWFMAAALGNLIAGIVGGHVDPENLKEMPALFQRTAMSLFIAAAVLGLMSIPIRRMMRDSSAASH from the coding sequence ATGACGCCAGACAAATCAGTGTTCGACCAGACACAGGCCGCTGCCGTCGCCGCCGACGTGCCTCCTTCGGGACTGGAGCGCTGGACGGGCGATCGCGGCTTCTTCGGACAGCCCCGCGGTCTCTCGACGCTCTTCTTCACCGAGATGTGGGAGCGTTTCTCGTACTACGGGATACGCCCTCTCCTGGTGCTGTTCATGACCGCCGCCCTGATCAACGGCGGTTTTGGCTTCGAAAGGCAGGCGGCGTCGTCCATCGTCGGCATTTACGCCGCGTGCGTGTACCTCGCATCGCTGCCAGGCGGCTGGATCGCCGACCGGTGGCTCGGCCTCAGGCGTGCGATATGGTACGGCGGAATCCTGATCGCGCTCGGGCATCTGTGCATCGCGCTGTCCACCGTGTTCGCCCACCGGGCGTTCTTCCTCGGGCTCATCTTCATCGTCCTCGGCACGGGTCTTCTCAAGCCGAACATCTCCGCGATCGTCGGTGATTTGTATCCTGAAGGAGGATCGAGGCGCGACGCCGGATTCTCGATCTTCTACATGGGAATCAACGTCGGTGCGCTCATCGCTCCGCTGATCACCGGATTTCTCGGCGAGCGGGTGGGCTGGCACTGGGGCTTCGGAGCGGCCGGCGTGGGCATGCTGGCGGGTCTCATCACGTTCCGCATCCGTGCGGGCGATACCCTCGGACCTCTGGGGACGGAGCCAACCGGAAATCCCGCCGAGCAGACGCGCGTGAAGCAGATCGCGGTTGGAATGTTCGGAGTCATCGTCCTCGTCGTCGCAATGGCGATGCTCGGCGTGTTCACGATCAACCCAGTGGCCGTCGCGAAGCAGATGAGGAACGTCATGCTCGCCATGGCGGTTCTGTATTTCCTGTACCTGTTCCTGTTTGCGGGACTCTCGGGAGACGAAAAGAAGCGCGTCGGAGTGATCATCGTGCTGTTCGTGTTCGCGACGATCTTCTGGTCCGCGTTCGAGCAGGCGCCTACTTCGCTCAACCTTTTCGCGCGCGACTTCACCGATCGAATGGTATTCGGCTGGGAAGTGCCCACGCTCTGGCTCCAGGCAGCGAACTCGCTGTTCGTGATCCTGCTCGCTCCCGTTTTTGCGGCCGTGTGGGTGGCCCTTGGCCGTCGCGGCAAGGATCCGTCGAGCCCGGCCAAGTTCGCGTTCGGACTGTTCTTCGCCGGACTCGCCTTTCTGGTCATGGTCGCGGCCGCGAATCGTGTGATCTCGGGCGGCACAGTGGTGCGCGTCTCGATGCTGTGGCTGACCGCGAGTTACTTCCTGCAGACCATCGGCGAGCTTTCTCTGAGCCCCGTGGGACTGAGCTCGATGACCAAGCTCGCTCCGCGCAGGTTCGTGGGTCAGATGATGGGCGTGTGGTTCATGGCCGCGGCACTGGGCAACCTCATCGCCGGGATCGTGGGCGGACACGTCGATCCGGAAAATCTCAAGGAAATGCCGGCGCTCTTCCAGCGCACCGCAATGTCGCTCTTCATCGCCGCAGCGGTGCTGGGCCTGATGTCCATTCCGATTCGCCGGATGATGAGAGACAGCTCCGCGGCCAGTCACTGA
- a CDS encoding ABC transporter ATP-binding protein yields the protein MTEPLLSVRNLRKVFPITRGVFARKVGEVRAVHDVSFDIAPGETLSLVGESGCGKTTTGRAILRLIEPTSGEVKFAGRDVLAMGPAELRAVRREMQIIFQDPVSSLNPRMTVGAAIREGITIHHLAEGAEADARVRRLLDEVGLRAEYATLYPHEFSGGQRQRIGIARALAVEPRFIVCDEPVSALDVSVQAQVINLLSDLQKERGLTYLFIAHDLSVVKHMSDRVAVMYLGKIVEIAKAEDLYRQPTMPYTQALLSAVPVADPRLEKKRILLEGDVPSPASPPSGCVFHPRCHHPAKDAACSRINPPLEEKAPGHFAACIKQPPTVISWDEQVKAGGVNPPKRYFPVVEQLSRQSTDAPQAGTSR from the coding sequence TTGACGGAGCCGCTCCTCTCGGTAAGGAACCTTCGCAAGGTTTTCCCGATCACCCGCGGCGTGTTCGCGCGCAAGGTGGGAGAAGTACGTGCCGTGCACGACGTGTCGTTCGACATCGCGCCTGGTGAGACGCTCTCCCTCGTCGGTGAGTCGGGATGTGGCAAGACGACGACGGGGCGCGCAATCCTCCGCCTCATCGAGCCAACGTCGGGCGAGGTGAAGTTCGCCGGCCGCGACGTGCTGGCGATGGGACCGGCGGAACTGCGCGCGGTGAGGCGGGAGATGCAGATCATCTTCCAGGATCCCGTGTCGTCGCTCAACCCGCGCATGACTGTCGGCGCAGCGATCCGCGAGGGCATCACGATTCATCATCTCGCCGAGGGCGCCGAGGCCGACGCGCGCGTGAGGCGGCTGCTCGACGAAGTCGGACTGAGAGCGGAGTACGCGACGCTATATCCGCACGAATTCTCCGGCGGCCAGCGACAGCGCATCGGCATCGCGCGCGCGCTCGCCGTCGAGCCGCGGTTCATCGTCTGCGACGAGCCCGTATCGGCGCTCGACGTGTCCGTGCAGGCGCAGGTGATCAACCTGCTCAGCGACCTGCAGAAGGAGCGCGGCCTGACGTACCTCTTCATCGCTCACGACCTGTCGGTGGTAAAGCACATGTCCGACCGCGTGGCCGTCATGTACCTCGGCAAGATCGTCGAGATCGCGAAGGCGGAAGATCTGTATCGGCAGCCGACGATGCCTTATACGCAGGCGCTGTTGTCGGCGGTGCCCGTCGCCGATCCCAGGCTCGAAAAGAAGCGGATTCTCCTCGAGGGAGACGTGCCGTCCCCGGCGTCACCTCCGTCAGGATGCGTGTTTCATCCGCGGTGCCATCATCCGGCGAAGGACGCAGCTTGCTCGCGAATCAATCCTCCGCTCGAAGAAAAGGCACCGGGGCACTTTGCGGCGTGTATCAAGCAGCCACCCACGGTCATTTCGTGGGACGAGCAGGTGAAAGCGGGTGGCGTGAATCCCCCGAAGCGATATTTTCCCGTCGTGGAGCAGCTTTCGCGACAATCAACCGACGCCCCTCAAGCCGGCACATCACGATGA
- a CDS encoding glycosyltransferase family 2 protein — translation MLYICIPAYNEGPTIGVLLWRIRKVFQGYSREYEILVYDDGSTDGTAETLAPYAEVAPLTVLRGETRRGYGHAIDTLAREASRRTRYPRRDAMIVMQGDFTDQPEHLPELVKRFEGGADIVIGERAAAREPVEVRRLRRLAPWALRFSIGIDGITDPFASYRLFRISLIRDLLKASPDKPITSGDGWAANIQMLLGTVPLARRVERVTLEPRYDLRVRASRIRPLADAMALYRFGRTVRGSRIAPPLQAPPTETAPRASKPRERATS, via the coding sequence TTGCTCTACATCTGCATTCCCGCATACAACGAAGGACCGACGATCGGCGTACTGCTCTGGCGCATCCGCAAGGTGTTCCAGGGCTATTCGCGCGAGTATGAGATCCTCGTGTACGACGACGGCAGCACTGACGGGACCGCGGAGACGCTGGCACCCTACGCCGAGGTCGCGCCGCTCACCGTACTTCGAGGCGAGACGAGAAGGGGATACGGCCACGCCATTGACACGCTGGCGCGTGAGGCCAGCCGCCGCACCCGCTACCCCCGCCGCGATGCCATGATCGTGATGCAGGGCGACTTCACCGATCAGCCCGAGCACCTTCCCGAGCTCGTCAAACGATTCGAGGGAGGGGCGGACATCGTCATCGGCGAGCGCGCAGCCGCGCGCGAGCCGGTCGAGGTGCGACGCCTCCGCCGTCTGGCTCCATGGGCGCTTCGGTTCTCAATCGGCATTGACGGAATCACCGATCCCTTCGCGTCTTACCGGCTGTTCCGGATCTCACTCATCCGTGATCTGCTCAAAGCATCCCCCGACAAGCCGATCACCTCGGGCGACGGATGGGCAGCCAACATCCAGATGCTGCTCGGCACGGTGCCCCTCGCGCGCCGCGTCGAGCGGGTGACGCTCGAGCCGCGCTACGATCTGAGGGTCAGGGCAAGCCGGATCCGCCCCCTCGCCGACGCCATGGCGCTGTATCGCTTCGGCCGCACGGTTCGCGGAAGCCGGATCGCACCGCCGCTCCAGGCGCCGCCCACGGAGACAGCTCCCCGGGCATCCAAGCCGCGAGAGCGGGCAACCTCGTGA
- a CDS encoding gamma-glutamyl-gamma-aminobutyrate hydrolase family protein, with amino-acid sequence MAGDASAAGSIRNPNPRDLNLLSATAKSVPDARPRRSVRTAPVVAVSATSDTSLGGAHRVRLNSAYVTALESAGLIPLVVPPLGNGDAARAILSRVDGLLLTGGEDVDPALYGQPRAPKSGEPNAARDRTEIALILAARELGKPVLAICRGPQVLNVALGGTLIQDIPSEVPGALEHNPQDERASRVHDVVIERGSLIAHAIGATSISVNSLHHQSIRDVAPGLRITARAPDGVIEGVESDSSGWWVMAVQWHPEEMNDSPEPWDRGLFRTFADRLAGE; translated from the coding sequence ATGGCGGGTGACGCAAGTGCCGCCGGTAGTATCAGAAATCCGAACCCGAGAGATCTCAACTTGTTATCCGCAACCGCGAAAAGTGTTCCCGACGCTCGTCCGCGCCGGTCCGTTCGCACAGCGCCCGTAGTCGCCGTTTCGGCAACCTCCGACACCAGCCTCGGGGGAGCTCATCGCGTGCGGCTCAACAGCGCCTATGTCACCGCTCTCGAGAGTGCAGGGCTCATACCACTCGTCGTTCCGCCGCTCGGTAATGGAGACGCGGCCCGCGCAATACTCTCGCGAGTAGATGGGCTCCTTCTCACCGGGGGCGAAGATGTAGATCCGGCGCTCTATGGACAACCCCGGGCTCCGAAATCGGGCGAACCCAACGCCGCCAGGGACAGAACCGAGATCGCCCTGATCCTCGCCGCCAGGGAGCTCGGAAAGCCGGTGCTCGCGATCTGCCGCGGCCCGCAGGTACTGAATGTCGCTCTCGGAGGCACGCTGATCCAGGACATTCCGTCGGAGGTACCCGGCGCTCTGGAGCATAATCCGCAGGACGAGCGAGCGTCGCGCGTTCATGACGTCGTCATCGAGAGAGGATCACTCATCGCGCACGCAATCGGGGCGACGAGCATCAGCGTCAACTCGCTTCACCACCAGAGCATCCGCGACGTCGCGCCAGGACTTCGCATCACGGCGCGTGCTCCCGACGGCGTCATCGAAGGCGTGGAATCGGATTCGAGCGGCTGGTGGGTAATGGCCGTTCAGTGGCACCCCGAGGAGATGAACGACTCGCCGGAGCCATGGGACAGGGGTCTGTTCCGGACCTTCGCCGACCGACTAGCCGGAGAGTGA
- a CDS encoding glycosyltransferase family 4 protein: MKRLRVLHLDSGMSWRGGQRQVLLLALGLRDRGHEPFLIGAPESPLVQRARAAGLAVATVAMRADWDVAAARRIRARMRAWNVDMVHAHDARSHALALFALIGHPRIPLIVTRRVPFPPRSIGLKYGERVTRFIAISNAVRHAMVASGIDPARIDVVHSGILLPVEGIAPRDWRTELGWPADAVICGVVGAMTAEKGIDSLAAITSALPVATRDRTRLVLMGGSAGGPTVIGGVPAYSAGFVSDIAPAIAGVDVLWHPSKAEGLGTAVIDAMALGIPPVAFATGGLPEVIEDGVSGFLVRAGDNRAFAATVARLIEDPALRARLSGGARTRAKKFDAAAMIQGTEAVYQDVLSG, encoded by the coding sequence GTGAAGCGGCTTCGGGTTCTCCACCTCGATTCCGGAATGAGCTGGCGCGGCGGTCAGAGGCAGGTGCTCCTCCTCGCGCTGGGTCTCAGGGATCGAGGGCATGAGCCCTTCCTCATCGGCGCTCCGGAGTCACCGCTTGTGCAGCGCGCGCGTGCCGCCGGACTCGCCGTCGCGACTGTCGCGATGCGCGCCGACTGGGACGTTGCCGCCGCCCGCCGGATCAGGGCGCGAATGCGCGCGTGGAACGTAGACATGGTGCACGCCCACGACGCACGGTCACACGCGCTCGCCCTCTTCGCGCTGATCGGGCATCCGCGGATTCCTCTCATCGTCACGCGACGCGTTCCCTTCCCGCCGCGCTCGATCGGGCTCAAGTACGGTGAGCGCGTCACGAGGTTCATCGCCATCTCCAACGCGGTGCGCCACGCGATGGTGGCGTCCGGCATCGACCCGGCGCGGATTGACGTAGTCCACTCGGGCATCCTCCTGCCCGTGGAAGGCATCGCGCCGAGGGACTGGCGCACCGAGCTTGGCTGGCCGGCGGATGCGGTCATCTGTGGCGTGGTAGGCGCGATGACGGCCGAAAAAGGGATTGATTCGCTCGCCGCGATCACGTCTGCGCTTCCTGTCGCCACACGCGACCGCACGAGACTCGTGCTGATGGGGGGAAGCGCCGGCGGCCCCACAGTCATTGGGGGTGTGCCGGCATATTCAGCGGGATTTGTTTCGGACATCGCGCCGGCCATCGCTGGCGTCGACGTCCTGTGGCATCCATCGAAGGCGGAGGGGCTCGGCACAGCGGTGATTGACGCAATGGCGCTGGGAATCCCCCCTGTCGCCTTTGCCACGGGAGGATTGCCCGAGGTCATCGAGGACGGCGTGAGCGGCTTCCTGGTCCGGGCCGGGGATAATAGGGCCTTCGCGGCGACGGTCGCCCGTCTGATCGAGGATCCCGCTCTTCGCGCACGGCTATCGGGAGGCGCGCGCACGCGCGCGAAAAAGTTCGACGCGGCGGCAATGATCCAAGGGACGGAAGCGGTGTATCAGGACGTTCTTTCAGGGTAG